The following proteins come from a genomic window of Coffea arabica cultivar ET-39 chromosome 11c, Coffea Arabica ET-39 HiFi, whole genome shotgun sequence:
- the LOC113716572 gene encoding uncharacterized protein, with product MDLMEKTLYDAATQGDVHKLSELLENDPLILDRAILNSPHKTPLHAAAFLGHVEFVKEVMKVNSYMCLLRDKAGRNSLHLAAMSGKLEVLKAIIDSTPQAVREKTDDGGTILHLCAKYGRLEALKMVVNAIDDPDPLNAIDHPDLLNAKNDDGMTILHMAIVYRQTETIKYLLDEARVGVNIKNANGKTALDLLSAQGKIRSEIRSSLQKSEALRGKDVLNGDQTFRVLMAKNRKTIMVVASLIATMAFQVVVNPPGGVWQDDLSEGPNPHKIGEAVMAKTHPALCRRLIRAASTAFVSSLTTVVLLMDETRFTRSSMVSLVVLLRIMSVAIMSLLLTYAISLVAVVPKDIRGKLSETGVIVLIVVMAWSTTISYDSYYIWHLIKNWRTIVMPPIMSAIREGRTLNIADLQREIYLRALVNQQPGGHGVDARPAA from the exons ATGGATCTAATGGAGAAAACTCTGTATGATGCTGCAACACAAGGCGACGTTCATAAACTTTCTGAGTTACTTGAAAATGACCCTCTCATTCTTGATCGAGCAATTTTAAATTCTCCACATAAGACTCCTCTACATGCAGCTGCTTTTCTAGGGCATGTAGAGTTCGTAAAAGAAGTTATGAAGGTGAACTCTTACATGTGTTTACTGCGTGATAAGGCTGGAAGGAATTCTTTACACCTCGCTGCCATGAGCGGCAAACTAGAGGTCTTGAAAGCAATTATTGATTCCACCCCCCAAGCAGTTAGAGAAAAGACAGACGACGGAGGGACCATTCTACATTTGTGTGCCAAGTATGGTCGGCTGGAAGCATTGAAGATGGTTGTCAATGCTATAGATGATCCCGATCCTTTGAATGCGATAGATCATCCCGATCTTTTGAATGCTAAGAATGATGATGGCATGACAATTTTACATATGGCAATAGTCTACAGGCAGACTGAG ACGATCAAATACTTGCTTGATGAGGCCAGAGTTGGGGTGAACATCAAGAATGCAAATGGGAAAACAGCTTTAGACCTTTTGTCGGCTCAGGGTAAAATCAGATCCGAAATTCGAAGCTCTCTTCAAAAGTCCGAAGCCTTAAGAGGCAAGGACGTTCTTAATGGAGACCAGACGTTCCGGGTGCTGATGGCAAAGAACAGAAAAACTATTATGGTAGTGGCTTCGCTCATAGCAACTATGGCTTTTCAAGTTGTGGTGAACCCTCCAGGAGGGGTATGGCAAGATGACTTATCGGAAGGACCTAATCCACATAAAATAGGAGAAGCCGTCATGGCCAAGACTCATCCCGCGCTCTGCCGGCGTCTGATTCGGGCAGCTAGCACAGCATTTGTTTCGTCCTTGACCACAGTTGTATTGCTCATGGACGAGACGAGGTTTACTAGAAGTAGCATGGTCTCGCTCGTGGTTTTACTTCGTATTATGTCGGTGGCAATTATGAGCCTACTTTTAACGTATGCTATATCACTTGTTGCGGTTGTACCAAAAGACATTAGAGGTAAGTTGAGTGAGACAGGTGTGATTGTGCTTATTGTGGTCATGGCGTGGAGCACTACAATTTCCTATGACTCCTATTATATCTGGCATCTGATCAAAAACTGGCGGACTATAGTCATGCCACCCATTATGTCTGCTATTCGGGAGGGAAGAACTCTAAATATTGCAGATCTCCAGAGGGAAATTTACCTGAGGGCTCTAGTAAACCAACAGCCGGGGGGCCATGGAGTGGATGCTCGACCAGCCGCGTAG
- the LOC140016422 gene encoding uncharacterized protein yields MNPATSPIHIQQASVYKGEAAVVFSKADADKLAAPFQWALVGKFSHGRPSLEDIRKFFASLNLKDHVSIGLMDYRHVLIKCMAEADFNRIWMRGIWQLGKYPMRVFRWTREFHVLRESSLAPVWVVLPALPIHYFDKHSLFSILSPVGRPLFLDSATAAGTRPSLARVCVELDVAKSFTQRVWVAVEGESGFWQRIVPENMPLYCSTCSRLGHSQEQCKKNVTEVGSRYLYKHNTKLQTDLSLEVNNVQVSNLDLVKNPDANLEKTTDAVTDSDEVQHTEMGNYAEKLKGAVVEEVCTATKVQEVNKPDDHLIQLGVTKLLSSAGFEQPQNDLAMELTVREKRREMENQLEKVHGNEYQGTRFETNINPTDKLQSKADKNTLHHLNTDHQVVIVAASKPTTYDVQGNLNTAHMREQALVGEQLLMQKHSEQTHGNDEGTQATSSEASKEKLQSMADNNSLEHLYVELRGVENFGPTEHGIVEVNSPTVAGNLSPRPGVPQENLTESSGPSSSLDQSGGADRNPKQKRTKVDERRELWSSLLADKPSFLPWCIGGDFNVIVAPHEKRGGRPFAITEGVEFLSFMEEAGVFDVGFSGPNFTWSNNRRSRARISKRLDRFLVNGACLDLSHNISVIHLARHPSDHSPLKLSFVAQSDTKPRPFRFLNVWTTKPQLLEVIRQAWTQDVNGSPMRALCSKLLATRKAIQTWNKEHFGNVIDNVRSAEMAVQRAEEVVDQDDSEECQIELKKAHAELRYALSIEEQFWRQKARVKWLRQGDTNSKYFHAIVRQRRAQAMIHRIKKANGVWVDNEADIASEATTYFSELFSDSLGSSADMLHLIPPMISGEDNVKLEEIPSIEEVYRVLQAMDEESAAGPDGFTGKFFTFAWQIIAQDVYKAVLSFFCGAELPRFITSTSIVLIPKVPNPQDFSQFRPISLCNFFNKLLSRILADRMAGILPKIISLQQTGFVKGRNITENFLLAQEVISGMAKKNRGGNVVMKLDMSKAYDRVAWSHIINVLRRFGFGERFIDMVWRLISNVWFSVIINGSSYGFFKSSRGLRQGDPLSPALFIIGAEVLSRALNNLVMQPRFVSFKAPYGCPSITHLAFADDVLIFANGSSFSLKAIMKVLDDYQRCSGQLLNVQKSCYLVHPSVSMARRRLLDRISRFARKSFPIRYLGFPLYIGRCKSSYFGEVCHAILARILSWKSRLLSFGGKIILIKHVLSSIPVHLMSAAVIPSSVFKTIEKACSAFLWGSSPEESKFHWIRWPQLCYPVEEGGIGFRRLCDVYTAFSSKLWWKFRTESSLWSTFMKAKYCKCLHPCQVELRPTDSAIWRRMLNVSRQVELSILWVAKYGACHFWYDNWLGSGALFLKVPVIPNLTFRNFVNNGHWDLNLLYHTLPKEIAYSISEQMVPEEGSIAVVFWMPTTTGNFSLHSAFGDIRQTRPTSMVFASIWHPLIPLKVSFFMLRLLLRRIPTPDKLRKFGFHLPSKCFCCTEPSEESIEHLFSNGHIASFLWNYFGGLCGIKFSGSFLRARIVDWWLNSQDSELRKIICRILPSVICWQIWKERNKAMFEGVQMQSSAIRQAIFSEIQSMVGIHFKQLIRLQSFCQLYDWSKAPGGTVVYQRIRWETKETWRYTLNTDGCAKGNPGIGGGGGILRDSTGLPMIGFSAYLGETTCLRAEACALLIGLQICIHNGFGNICVQSDSLVLIGIIQRRTQCPWKIRRYVNQIWQLLDDPPRFTHCYREANTVADALSNVGISHPNKQIEVYDTFSKFPRLARGAIRLDRIGIPSIRKMRIM; encoded by the exons ATGAAT CCGGCTACATCGCCTATCCACATTCAGCAGGCTTCTGTCTACAAGGGAGAAGCTGCGGTAGTTTTTTCTAAAGCAGATGCAGACAAACTTGCAGCGCCGTTTCAATGGGCTTTGGTGGGAAAATTTTCTCATGGCCGACCGTCTTTGGAAGACATTCGAAAGTTTTTTGCTTCTTTAAACCTGAAGGATCATGTTTCTATTGGATTGATGGACTATAGGCATGTTCTCATTAAGTGCATGGCTGAAGCTGACTTCAACAGAATTTGGATGAGAGGGATTTGGCAGCTGGGTAAATATCCGATGCGTGTGTTTAGATGGACAAGGGAGTTTCATGTGCTTAGGGAATCATCTCTGGCTCCGGTTTGGGTAGTTCTTCCAGCTCTGCCCATTCATTATTTCGACAAACATTCATTATTCTCCATACTTTCTCCAGTAGGAAGACCACTGTTTCTAGATTCGGCAACGGCAGCTGGGACTCGACCAAGTTTGGCCAGGGTATGTGTGGAGCTCGATGTAGCGAAATCTTTTACACAAAGAGTTTGGGTGGCTGTTGAAGGGGAGTCTGGATTTTGGCAAAGGATTGTGCCAGAGAATATGCCATTGTATTGTTCAACTTGTTCACGTTTGGGTCATTCCCAAGAGCAATGCAAGAAGAACGTAACTGAGGTTGGGTCTCGGTATCTATATAAGCATAACACAAAGCTGCAGACGGATCTATCGTTAGAAGTTAATAATGTTCAAGTGTCTAATTTAGACCTCGTGAAAAACCCAGATGCTAACTTGGAAAAAACAACAGATGCCGTGACTGATTCCGACGAAGTGCAGCATACTGAGATGGGCAATTATGCGGAAAAACTAAAAGGTGCAGTGGTGGAGGAAGTTTGTACTGCCACAAAGGTTCAAGAAGTTAATAAGCCTGATGATCACCTAATTCAGCTTGGAGTAACTAAGTTGCTGTCCTCTGCTGGATTTGAACAACCACAAAATGATCTTGCAATGGAGCTGACAGTTCGTGAGAAACGAAGGGAAATGGAAAACCAGCTGGAGAAGGTCCACGGGAATGAATACCAAGGGACCCGTTTTGAAACTAATATAAATCCCACAGACAAACTTCAGAGTAAGGCCGACAAAAATACTCTTCATCATCTAAATACTGATCACCAAGTGGTGATAGTTGCTGCATCCAAGCCGACAACATATGATGTGCAAGGGAATTTGAATACGGCTCATATGAGAGAGCAAGCACTTGTTGGGGAACAATTGTTAATGCAAAAGCATTCAGAACAGACCCATGGAAATGATGAAGGGACCCAAGCTACATCGTCTGAAGCATCAAAAGAGAAACTTCAGTCCATGGCCGACAATAACTCTTTGGAGCATCTCTATGTTGAGTTGCGAGGAGTGGAGAATTTCGGTCCTACAGAGCATGGGATAGTGGAGGTTAATTCACCAACTGTTGCAGGAAATTTGTCTCCCAGACCGGGTGTCCCACAAGAAAATTTGACTGAATCATCTGGTCCTTCTTCAAGTCTTGATCAATCAGGGGGGGCTGACCGTAATCCCAAACAAAAAAGGACAAAAG TTGACGAGCGGCGTGAGTTATGGTCCTCATTGTTAGCTGATAAGCCTAGTTTTCTTCCTTGGTGTATTGGGGGTGATTTTAATGTTATTGTAGCACCTCATGAAAAAAGGGGAGGTCGTCCATTTGCTATAACAGAAGGAGTGGAATTTCTGTCTTTCATGGAGGAGGCTGGAGTATTCGATGTAGGCTTCTCAGGACCCAATTTTACATGGTCAAACAATCGACGAAGTAGAGCTCGGATTTCAAAGAGGTTAGACAGGTTCTTAGTCAACGGGGCATGTCTGGATCTTTCTCATAACATTTCTGTCATTCACTTGGCTAGACATCCATCTGACCATTCACCGTTAAAGCTCTCATTTGTTGCTCAATCAGATACTAAGCCGCGTCCATTTCGATTTTTGAATGTGTGGACAACTAAACCACAACTCTTGGAGGTAATACGCCAAGCTTGGACTCAAGATGTCAATGGATCTCCGATGCGTGCTCTATGTTCTAAATTATTGGCAACAAGAAAAGCTATTCAGACATGGAACAAAGAACACTTTGGAAACGTGATCGATAATGTGCGATCTGCAGAAATGGCGGTGCAACGGGCAGAAGAAGTGGTAGATCAAGATGATTCGGAGGAGTGCCAGATCGAACTCAAAAAGGCTCACGCGGAGCTGAGATATGCATTatcaattgaagaacaattttgGAGGCAAAAGGCTAGGGTAAAATGGCTTCGACAGGGAGATACTAATTCAAAGTATTTTCATGCGATAGTAAGACAGAGACGGGCTCAAGCTATGATTCATCGTATCAAAAAAGCCAATGGTGTTTGGGTGGACAATGAAGCTGATATAGCAAGTGAAGCAACCACCTATTTCTCTGAACTTTTCTCGGATTCTTTGGGATCATCTGCAGATATGCTACATCTCATTCCACCTATGATTTCGGGAGAGGATAATGTGAAGTTGGAAGAAATCCCTTCAATTGAAGAGGTCTATAGAGTCCTGCAGGCAATGGATGAAGAAAGTGCTGCTGGCCCAGATGGATTCACgggaaaattttttacttttgcatGGCAAATAATCGCCCAAGATGTCTACAAGGCGGTACTCAGTTTTTTCTGTGGAGCAGAGCTACCTCGTTTCATCACCTCTACTTCAATTGTTCTAATTCCGAAGGTGCCAAATCCTcaagatttttctcaatttagACCCATCAGCCTATGTAACTTCTTCAACAAGCTATTATCAAGGATCTTGGCAGACAGAATGGCGGGAATATTGCCAAAAATTATTTCTCTCCAGCAGACAGGATTTGTGAAGGGTCGCAATATAACCGAAAACTTCCTACTTGCACAGGAGGTGATATCGGGTATGGCGAAAAAGAATAGAGGTGGAAATGTGGTTATGAAACTAGACATGTCTAAGGCATATGACAGAGTGGCATGGAGTCATATTATAAATGTTCTGAGAAGGTTCGGTTTTGGTGAGAGATTCATTGATATGGTTTGGCGACTGATTTCTAATGTCTGGTTTTCCGTCATTATAAATGGATCCTCATATGGTTTTTTCAAGTCTTCGAGAGGACTCCGCCAGGGGGACCCATTATCACCAGCATTATTTATTATAGGGGCAGAGGTGTTATCTAGAGCACTGAATAATCTTGTCATGCAACCAAGATTCGTGAGTTTCAAAGCTCCATATGGATGCCCGTCTATTACTCACTTGGCATTTGCGGATGATGTTCTTATATTTGCAAATGGATCCTCATTTTCCCTGAAGGCTATCATGAAAGTGTTAGATGATTATCAAAGATGCTCGGGCCAATTACTAAATGTACAAAAAAGCTGTTATCTGGTTCATCCATCTGTATCAATGGCAAGACGACGGCTGCTTGATCGCATCTCTAGGTTTGCCCGCAAGTCATTTCCAATACGCTATTTAGGGTTTCCGCTCTACATTGGAAGATGCAAATCATCTTATTTTGGAGAAGTTTGTCACGCAATACTAGCAAGGATTCTGTCTTGGAAATCAAGGTTACTTTCCTTTGGAGGAAAAATTATTCTAATCAAGCATGTACTATCTTCAATACCAGTTCACCTAATGTCAGCTGCAGTGATTCCCAGCTCGGTGTTTAAAACTATAGAAAAGGCATGCTCGGCATTCCTCTGGGGATCCTCACCCGAGGAATCGAAGTTTCATTGGATACGTTGGCCTCAATTGTGCTATCCAGTTGAGGAAGGGGGAATTGGATTTCGGAGATTATGTGACGTCTACACAGCCTTTTCCTCCAAGTTATGGTGGAAATTCCGAACAGAATCATCACTGTGGTCGACCTTCATGAAAGCAAAGTATTGTAAATGTCTGCACCCTTGTCAGGTAGAACTCAGGCCAACGGATTCGGCAATTTGGCGAAGGATGCTCAATGTGAGTCGGCAAGTGGAACTCTCAATATTATGGGTGGCCAAATATGGGGCGTGTCATTTTTGGTACGATAACTGGTTGGGGAGTGGTGCATTGTTTCTAAAGGTTCCAGTTATCCCAAATTTGACGTTCCGAAACTTCGTAAACAACGGCCATTGGGATTTGAATCTTCTATACCACACATTGCCAAAGGAAATTGCTTATTCCATCTCAGAACAAATGGTCCCAGAAGAAGGAAGTATAGCTGTAGTCTTTTGGATGCCTACAACAACTGGAAATTTCTCTCTACATTCGGCTTTTGGGGACATTAGGCAGACCCGACCCACGTCTATGGTATTTGCTTCCATTTGGCACCCTCTGATACCtttgaaagtttcatttttcatgttGAGATTACTTCTGAGGAGAATACCGACACCGGATAAGCTTCGTaaatttggtttccatttgCCGTCAAAGTGCTTTTGCTGTACTGAGCCTTCCGAGGAGTCTATTGAGCATTTATTCTCCAATGGACACATTGCGTCATTCCtttggaattattttggagggttaTGTGGAATAAAATTCTCAGGATCTTTTCTACGAGCACGCATAGTTGATTGGTGGTTGAATTCACAGGATTCTGAGTTACGAAAGATTATTTGCCGTATTCTTCCTAGTGTAATTTGCTGGCAgatttggaaggaaaggaaCAAAGCAATGTTTGAGGGTGTTCAGATGCAATCATCGGCCATTCGCCAAGCCATCTTCTCAGAAATCCAATCCATGGTAGGAATACATTTTAAACAATTGATAAGACTACAATCCTTTTGTCAATTGTATGATTGGTCAAAGGCACCTGGGGGTACGGTTGTTTATCAACGTATCCGCTGGGAAACCAAAGAGACATGGAGGTATACTCTTAACACGGATGGATGTGCTAAGGGTAATCCAGGAATAGGTGGAGGTGGGGGCATACTCCGGGATTCTACTGGATTACCAATGATTGGTTTTTCGGCATATCTGGGAGAAACTACATGTCTCCGTGCAGAGGCTTGTGCCCTTCTTATTGGTCTTCAGATCTGTATACATAACGGTTTTGGAAACATATGTGTACAATCAGATTCTTTGGTTTTAATTGGGATCATTCAACGTCGTACTCAGTGTCCGTGGAAAATTCGAAGATACGTCAACCAGATTTGGCAATTATTAGATGATCCACCTAGATTCACGCACTGCTATCGGGAGGCTAACACAGTTGCTGATGCTTTATCTAATGTGGGTATatctcatccaaataaacaaattGAGGTTTACGATACTTTCAGTAAATTCCCAAGGTTGGCTCGTGGGGCAATCCGTTTGGACAGAATAGGGATACCTTCAATTAGAAAAATGAGGATTATGTAA